TAAGCTTAAATCTATCCGCTTTGTTTATATTTACAGGAAAGTACTCCGGATGTCTCTTGGCCCAAGCCTCTTTAGGGTCTGTTAAGAGCGAGAGGTTTCCATTCTCATCAAATGGAATCTCATTAATTGAGAAGTTATATTTTCTTATCAGCCAGTCTGTCTGATAGAG
This is a stretch of genomic DNA from Candidatus Kaelpia imicola. It encodes these proteins:
- a CDS encoding helix-hairpin-helix domain-containing protein encodes the protein LYQTDWLIRKYNFSINEIPFDENGNLSLLTDPKEAWAKRHPEYFPVNINKADRFKLMRIPGLGEVSVRRILNIRKSGGRVRRLEDLGNIGKRLKKVSGYISF